The Nitrospira sp. genome has a window encoding:
- a CDS encoding anthranilate synthase component I family protein, with translation MTRPLPQANPFELYSRIASARSPSFLLDSGDGDRAMGRYSYFGSDPYQILTGTADQFVQRSTLGRTESGFGPYQHLGQLVNSQRINRPPGSPPFFGGAVGYFSYDLARQFEKLPSRAPQDMISPDLEFAFFDVVGAVDHELGDLVLMFCPPLERFLGEPRDKLFREGTDRLAAFDARLSRAVSAQSQSLALEHLTFTPEQSPSTYMQSVRRCQEYIASGDIYQANLSHRFRVSGETLTQESFLADLSLYRRLRTLNPSPFSGLLRLDALRLISSSPERLVRLDGCRADTRPIAGTRPRGKTVAADRELVAELRANVKERAEHIMLVDLERNDLGRVCRYGSVRVDELMTLERYSHVSHLVSQVSGTLQTHATGFDLLKAMFPGGTITGVPKIRCMEIIEELEPVRRGLYTGSMGYLSWSGDLDFNILIRTVVVTNGMASLQVGAGIVADSNPAREYEETIHKAQAFFSAFP, from the coding sequence GTGACACGGCCCCTTCCTCAAGCGAACCCCTTTGAACTGTATTCTAGAATTGCCTCGGCACGATCCCCTTCCTTTCTCTTGGACAGCGGTGACGGCGACCGAGCCATGGGACGATATTCCTATTTTGGAAGCGATCCCTATCAAATATTAACTGGAACGGCCGATCAGTTCGTCCAACGTTCGACGCTGGGCCGCACAGAATCAGGATTCGGTCCCTATCAACATTTAGGACAGCTTGTAAACAGCCAGCGGATCAATCGTCCTCCCGGAAGTCCACCATTTTTTGGTGGCGCTGTCGGCTATTTCAGCTACGACCTCGCCCGACAATTCGAAAAACTCCCATCACGAGCTCCTCAGGACATGATCAGTCCGGATCTGGAATTCGCATTTTTTGACGTTGTGGGAGCCGTCGATCATGAGCTGGGCGACCTTGTGCTGATGTTCTGCCCTCCACTCGAACGATTCTTGGGCGAGCCTCGAGACAAACTGTTTCGTGAGGGGACAGATCGTCTGGCCGCTTTTGACGCTCGATTAAGCAGAGCGGTCTCAGCTCAATCTCAATCCCTCGCACTGGAACACCTTACGTTCACACCGGAGCAGTCCCCATCGACGTATATGCAAAGTGTCCGACGTTGCCAGGAGTACATCGCGTCGGGCGACATCTACCAAGCCAACCTCTCACACCGTTTTAGAGTGAGCGGTGAGACCTTGACCCAGGAATCATTTCTGGCCGACTTATCACTCTATCGTCGTCTACGGACACTGAATCCTTCTCCCTTCTCAGGGTTACTACGCCTCGATGCCCTGCGCCTCATTAGTTCATCGCCCGAACGGCTTGTTCGCCTCGATGGTTGCCGGGCCGACACCAGACCCATCGCCGGAACCAGACCACGTGGGAAAACAGTGGCGGCCGATAGGGAGCTGGTTGCGGAACTGCGCGCGAACGTCAAAGAGCGAGCCGAACACATCATGTTGGTGGACCTTGAGCGCAATGATCTCGGCCGCGTCTGCCGGTATGGTAGCGTTCGCGTGGACGAGCTCATGACGCTGGAACGATATTCTCATGTCAGCCACTTAGTCTCCCAAGTCTCAGGCACTCTGCAGACCCATGCAACCGGCTTCGACCTCCTGAAAGCCATGTTCCCAGGAGGAACGATCACCGGCGTCCCCAAAATTCGCTGTATGGAAATCATCGAGGAATTAGAACCGGTCCGACGCGGTCTGTATACCGGATCGATGGGCTACCTCAGCTGGAGCGGAGACCTCGACTTCAATATTCTGATCCGGACAGTCGTCGTGACAAACGGGATGGCCTCTCTTCAGGTCGGAGCCGGGATCGTAGCCGATTCGAATCCGGCGCGTGAATACGAAGAGACCATCCATAAAGCTCAGGCTTTTTTCAGCGCATTTCCCTAA
- a CDS encoding AtpZ/AtpI family protein, whose amino-acid sequence MAPSQDPLYAGLGQAVRIATDLLAALIVGGGLGWVCDAYLFDSTPWGMIGGLVLGLVAGMRNAYRSVQRWTNT is encoded by the coding sequence ATGGCCCCTTCACAAGATCCCTTATACGCGGGGCTCGGTCAAGCAGTTCGGATCGCAACCGATCTGCTCGCTGCCCTGATTGTCGGGGGAGGGTTGGGGTGGGTCTGTGATGCATACCTGTTCGACTCAACTCCGTGGGGAATGATCGGCGGCCTGGTATTGGGCCTCGTTGCAGGTATGAGGAATGCGTATCGGTCGGTTCAACGGTGGACGAATACATAA
- a CDS encoding F0F1 ATP synthase subunit A: MEESPLHQFELENWVPISLGGLDISINKAVVFMWIVIAVAAVLMIMAGSSRKLVPGKLQSLAEMMVDFIRSMILDTMGKEGMRFFPLIATLFLFILFSNLIGLIPGSYTVTSQIIVTAVFSFLVYGISLVLGFMLHGAKFLGILVPPGTPGWLVPLMIPIEIISQVARPVSLAVRLFANMTAGHVMLAVLFSLTIGGGLLIGWLPFAFTVAIYGLEFGIAFIQAYIFSILTCVYLGDAFHLHGHDEHAH; encoded by the coding sequence GTGGAAGAGAGTCCGCTTCATCAATTCGAACTAGAAAATTGGGTTCCGATTTCCCTCGGTGGATTAGATATTTCCATCAATAAAGCCGTGGTCTTTATGTGGATTGTCATTGCCGTCGCGGCAGTCCTGATGATCATGGCAGGGTCTTCACGCAAGCTGGTGCCGGGCAAACTCCAGAGTTTGGCAGAGATGATGGTGGATTTCATTCGTAGCATGATCTTGGACACGATGGGGAAGGAGGGGATGCGCTTTTTCCCGCTGATCGCCACACTCTTCCTGTTCATTCTGTTCAGTAACCTCATCGGCTTGATTCCTGGTAGCTACACCGTGACGAGCCAAATCATCGTAACCGCGGTATTTTCATTCCTCGTCTACGGGATCAGCTTGGTCTTGGGGTTCATGTTGCACGGGGCGAAGTTCTTGGGCATTCTTGTTCCGCCTGGGACACCAGGGTGGCTTGTGCCCTTGATGATTCCGATCGAGATCATCAGCCAGGTGGCACGGCCTGTGTCGCTCGCTGTGCGGTTATTTGCCAATATGACGGCCGGTCATGTGATGCTCGCCGTTCTGTTCAGCCTGACGATCGGTGGTGGACTATTGATCGGATGGTTGCCTTTTGCATTTACGGTGGCGATCTACGGGTTAGAATTCGGCATCGCATTCATTCAAGCCTATATTTTCAGCATTTTGACGTGCGTCTACCTAGGAGACGCATTTCATTTGCACGGCCATGACGAGCACGCGCATTAG
- the atpE gene encoding ATP synthase F0 subunit C — protein sequence MDSAAAGLIGMGCAAAGFAGAGVGIGFIFGKMIEVVARQPEAEARVTKYMWIGFALVEAIALYGLVIAFIIMGFRKG from the coding sequence ATGGATTCAGCAGCAGCAGGGTTGATCGGAATGGGTTGTGCAGCGGCAGGGTTTGCCGGGGCCGGCGTTGGAATTGGGTTCATCTTCGGAAAAATGATTGAAGTAGTCGCACGCCAGCCTGAGGCAGAAGCTCGAGTCACAAAGTACATGTGGATCGGGTTTGCGTTGGTGGAAGCCATCGCGCTCTACGGCTTGGTTATCGCCTTCATCATCATGGGCTTTCGGAAGGGATAA
- the atpF gene encoding F0F1 ATP synthase subunit B, with protein sequence MPQFESHFFSSLIFWEIVSFGILLFILYKYAFPGILSVLEEREKKIKDSLEQAEHHRSEAERRLKEYEAKLSAAGKEAEAILAAAKERAQRLLDENEQRLTAEAERIKGDATREIEQERRKAVQDIRTQTTELALMVAEKVVQRSLTEADQRKFADEALEALSKSYQR encoded by the coding sequence ATGCCGCAGTTTGAATCGCACTTTTTTTCTTCTCTGATCTTTTGGGAGATCGTGTCCTTCGGGATCTTGTTGTTTATCCTCTATAAGTACGCGTTCCCTGGAATCTTGAGTGTTCTGGAAGAGCGAGAAAAGAAAATCAAGGATAGCCTCGAGCAGGCAGAACATCATCGATCGGAAGCCGAACGCCGGTTGAAAGAATACGAAGCCAAACTCAGTGCGGCTGGTAAAGAAGCGGAAGCCATTCTTGCGGCCGCAAAAGAACGCGCGCAACGGCTTCTTGATGAAAATGAACAGCGATTGACGGCAGAGGCAGAGCGCATTAAGGGTGATGCCACGCGTGAAATCGAGCAGGAGCGTCGCAAAGCTGTGCAAGACATCCGGACTCAGACAACGGAATTGGCGCTCATGGTGGCGGAGAAAGTCGTGCAGAGGAGTTTGACTGAAGCTGATCAACGAAAGTTCGCAGACGAGGCCCTGGAAGCGCTTTCCAAGTCATACCAACGATAG
- the larE gene encoding ATP-dependent sacrificial sulfur transferase LarE, which yields MQDSLLHQKLSRLQALLNEMGSVMVAYSGGIDSTFVLKVAHDQLHEKAIGITAVSPTFPSIELETAERVAKEIGARHEIAKTDQLAIDDFVKNDANRCFHCKTDLYQLLGGLRESRAAAYVVDGTNLDDLGDDRPGIKAAREWGVRSPLVEVKLSKADIRTLAKELGLSNWDKPAAACLSSRIPRGNMITVEKLHSVEAAEVVLHREGFRHFRVRNHGDVARIEVAKEELPGLIESDRCARISAELKELGFKFVTVDLEGYRPGGVTLR from the coding sequence ATGCAAGATTCCCTTCTTCACCAGAAGCTGAGTCGACTTCAGGCCCTTCTGAACGAAATGGGCTCCGTAATGGTAGCCTATTCAGGCGGCATCGATAGCACCTTCGTTCTCAAAGTTGCCCACGATCAACTTCACGAGAAAGCGATAGGAATCACGGCCGTCTCACCGACATTCCCATCGATTGAGCTGGAAACCGCTGAGCGAGTGGCCAAAGAAATCGGCGCCCGCCATGAGATCGCGAAGACGGATCAGCTCGCCATTGATGATTTTGTAAAGAATGACGCAAATCGTTGCTTTCACTGTAAGACTGATTTGTACCAACTTCTCGGAGGCCTGCGGGAATCGCGGGCGGCAGCCTATGTCGTTGACGGAACCAATCTCGATGATCTCGGTGACGACCGCCCTGGAATCAAAGCCGCGCGTGAGTGGGGAGTCCGTAGCCCCCTCGTCGAGGTCAAGCTTTCGAAGGCTGATATCCGCACCCTTGCCAAGGAGTTAGGGCTTTCGAACTGGGACAAGCCCGCCGCGGCCTGTCTTTCCTCACGAATCCCACGTGGAAATATGATTACGGTGGAAAAGTTGCATTCCGTTGAAGCTGCGGAAGTGGTGTTGCATCGAGAAGGATTTCGTCATTTCAGAGTCAGAAACCACGGTGATGTGGCGAGAATCGAAGTCGCCAAAGAAGAACTGCCTGGGCTCATTGAATCAGATCGATGTGCCAGAATCAGCGCGGAACTGAAGGAACTGGGGTTTAAATTCGTAACCGTGGATTTAGAAGGGTATCGACCGGGTGGAGTCACACTACGCTGA
- a CDS encoding insulinase family protein gives MYQWLLCIGLLLCQTTTALAADISPTRLITPNGMTVLVLEQHFLPIVEIHALVKAGSAQDPPDKAGLANLVASLLDEGTTTRTSKQLAEQIDFVGGSLGAHAGEDFSTASVRVLQKDLDLGLTLLADILQHPVFPKHEFERVRSQIQGELSSDNDDPGQVAMKAFNQLVFQHHPYRWPVNGTEETLRKITLADVQGFYGKEYLPNQIILTIVGDVTAEQVTALVQTHFGSWKKGPVQPRSAKKQAAIDKKVMQLIEKDLTQSTIVIGHLGISRTNPDFYAVTVMNHILGAGGFSSRLMDSIRDKKGLAYGIMSHYDARAMPGSFWVNLQTRTETTNQALNGVLAEMKAIREAPVTDQELAEAKSFLMGSFPLRLDSTAKLAQVLAQVEFFGLGFDYFSQYPQWIERVTKEDVQRVARQYLNPQHYALVVVGSIAKAKIRH, from the coding sequence ATGTATCAATGGCTCCTCTGTATCGGGTTGCTACTGTGTCAAACGACGACGGCACTGGCTGCCGATATCTCTCCGACAAGATTGATAACCCCCAATGGAATGACCGTTCTCGTACTGGAACAGCATTTCCTACCCATCGTCGAAATCCATGCACTCGTCAAGGCAGGCTCGGCCCAAGACCCCCCTGACAAGGCAGGCCTGGCAAACCTCGTGGCCAGTCTCCTCGACGAAGGCACCACGACCAGAACATCCAAACAGTTGGCTGAACAAATCGACTTTGTCGGTGGTTCATTGGGAGCCCACGCCGGAGAAGACTTCAGCACGGCTTCTGTACGGGTTCTCCAGAAAGACCTTGATCTCGGATTGACGCTCCTTGCTGATATTCTTCAGCACCCGGTTTTCCCCAAACATGAATTCGAACGAGTCCGTTCACAGATCCAGGGGGAGTTATCCAGCGACAATGATGATCCTGGGCAAGTCGCCATGAAGGCGTTCAACCAACTGGTGTTCCAGCATCATCCCTATCGGTGGCCGGTAAACGGTACCGAGGAAACGCTTCGAAAGATTACCCTAGCAGATGTGCAGGGCTTCTACGGTAAAGAGTATCTCCCCAATCAGATCATTCTTACGATCGTCGGTGATGTGACGGCAGAACAGGTAACCGCATTAGTTCAAACTCATTTTGGATCATGGAAGAAGGGACCGGTCCAACCTCGATCGGCCAAGAAGCAGGCTGCAATCGATAAAAAAGTCATGCAACTGATCGAGAAGGACCTGACGCAATCAACCATTGTGATCGGCCATCTCGGGATTAGCCGAACGAATCCGGATTTCTATGCGGTGACCGTCATGAACCATATCTTGGGTGCCGGAGGGTTCTCATCGCGGTTGATGGATTCGATACGAGACAAGAAAGGACTCGCATACGGAATCATGAGCCATTACGATGCTCGGGCGATGCCGGGATCTTTTTGGGTCAATCTCCAGACTCGAACAGAAACCACGAATCAAGCCCTCAATGGTGTGCTTGCCGAAATGAAGGCTATTCGTGAGGCCCCAGTGACCGATCAAGAATTGGCCGAGGCCAAATCATTTTTGATGGGGAGTTTCCCCTTACGACTGGACTCCACGGCGAAGCTGGCACAAGTCTTGGCGCAAGTAGAATTTTTCGGCCTGGGGTTCGACTACTTCAGTCAGTACCCACAGTGGATCGAACGGGTGACGAAAGAAGATGTACAGCGCGTGGCACGACAGTATCTTAATCCTCAACATTACGCGCTTGTTGTGGTCGGCAGTATTGCCAAGGCCAAGATTCGCCATTAA
- a CDS encoding insulinase family protein yields MKKSTSQLSWYTCLAGALFISSLSTIGLAAEPSEYILSNGMKVLLVEVPKAPVATVQVWYRVGSRNEVMGRAGLSHMLEHMMFKGTVKYPKGSFSRIIRKNGGVDNAFTSHDFTAYFENVAADRVPLALELEADRMQGLTLNNAEFQTEREVVKEERRLRSEDDPQGALVEALFAQAYMSHPYHWPVIGWFADLDAMTLEDLQRHYDTFYSPNNATLVVVGDINADQLLPTIKRLFEPIPRGPSPKQSLRPEPDQRGERRFLLKREAQVPFVMMGFRVPNYSSDDSYALDVLESILSRGKSSRLYQSLVYEQKNSLSVGAEYSLMQTDPGLFYFYSLVNPSAKVETIEVALQREITRLQSEPPSDEELQRAKNQIEASRTFEQDSNFRHAMLLGEAEMVGAGWRRIDQFVERIRAVTAKDIQRVARQYLTEDNRTLGILVPLPPKSPDESTPATVHEGKS; encoded by the coding sequence ATGAAGAAGTCGACTTCTCAATTGTCCTGGTATACCTGCCTAGCTGGAGCCTTGTTCATCTCCAGCCTCTCCACAATTGGCCTTGCAGCCGAGCCGAGCGAATACATTCTTTCCAACGGAATGAAGGTACTGCTCGTTGAAGTTCCCAAGGCGCCGGTGGCAACGGTCCAGGTGTGGTACCGAGTGGGATCCCGAAACGAAGTGATGGGCCGGGCCGGACTCTCCCACATGCTCGAACACATGATGTTCAAAGGCACGGTGAAATATCCGAAAGGGTCCTTTTCACGAATCATCAGGAAGAACGGCGGGGTTGATAATGCATTTACCAGCCATGATTTCACCGCCTATTTTGAAAATGTAGCGGCTGATCGTGTCCCCCTGGCGTTGGAACTGGAAGCCGATCGTATGCAGGGCCTGACGCTGAATAATGCCGAATTCCAAACCGAACGCGAAGTGGTGAAAGAGGAGCGGCGTCTACGATCCGAAGATGATCCTCAAGGGGCGCTGGTTGAAGCGCTCTTTGCGCAGGCCTACATGAGCCATCCCTACCATTGGCCCGTCATCGGCTGGTTCGCCGATCTCGATGCGATGACCCTCGAAGACTTACAACGGCACTACGATACGTTCTACTCGCCGAATAATGCGACGCTGGTCGTCGTGGGTGATATCAATGCCGACCAGTTGCTCCCAACGATCAAACGGCTGTTTGAACCGATCCCGAGGGGGCCGTCCCCTAAGCAATCCCTCCGGCCGGAACCGGACCAACGGGGCGAGCGCCGGTTTCTGCTGAAGCGCGAAGCCCAGGTGCCGTTTGTCATGATGGGGTTTCGCGTGCCCAACTACTCCAGTGACGATTCGTACGCGCTGGATGTCCTCGAGTCGATCCTGTCTCGCGGGAAAAGCTCACGACTGTATCAAAGCCTGGTGTATGAGCAGAAGAACTCGTTGTCCGTCGGTGCGGAGTATAGCTTGATGCAGACAGACCCCGGCCTGTTCTACTTCTACTCCTTGGTGAATCCCAGTGCGAAGGTCGAAACAATCGAAGTCGCCTTGCAGCGAGAGATTACACGCCTTCAAAGCGAGCCGCCCTCCGACGAGGAACTGCAGCGAGCGAAGAACCAGATTGAGGCCTCACGAACATTCGAACAGGATTCGAATTTTCGCCACGCCATGTTGCTGGGAGAGGCGGAAATGGTAGGGGCCGGTTGGCGACGGATTGATCAATTCGTCGAGCGCATACGGGCTGTCACCGCAAAAGACATTCAGCGTGTGGCCAGGCAATATCTGACTGAGGACAACCGTACCCTTGGCATTCTCGTTCCGTTACCGCCGAAGTCTCCCGACGAGTCAACTCCCGCGACCGTACACGAAGGAAAATCTTAG
- the rlmN gene encoding 23S rRNA (adenine(2503)-C(2))-methyltransferase RlmN: MADPTNQPPLLAFTESQMVKFVRAQSWPDYRATQIMRWLYQRRVRVITEMTDLPLHARAMLSQSTSVGRSPNATVLSSQDGTRKMLFALDDGMAVESVLIPDDERLTLCVSTQVGCQLDCSFCLTGRMGLKRNLKLHEIIDQVLTAQDLLSAGEHLTNLVFMGMGEPLANLDALKAAVNGLTNEPWGLGWSRRRITVSTAGLASRLGEVAALGVNLAVSLNATTEEQRRTLMPAASELASLNALLAACRRYPLASHQRLTFEYVLLADVNDQPPDARRLVQLLKGIRCKVNLIPFNEFPGSQFRRPSQQSVLLFQSLLRNADLDVFVRKSRGQDVLGACGQLGNLSVDLLHES, from the coding sequence ATGGCGGATCCGACTAACCAGCCACCACTTTTGGCCTTCACTGAATCTCAGATGGTGAAATTTGTCCGCGCCCAGTCCTGGCCGGACTATCGAGCCACGCAAATCATGCGCTGGCTGTACCAACGGCGAGTGCGGGTGATCACCGAGATGACGGATCTTCCCCTACATGCTCGCGCGATGCTATCGCAATCCACATCAGTCGGACGCTCTCCCAATGCGACGGTTCTGTCCTCACAGGACGGAACGCGCAAGATGCTATTTGCGCTCGATGACGGCATGGCGGTTGAATCCGTACTGATCCCTGATGACGAACGGCTGACGCTCTGCGTATCGACACAAGTCGGGTGTCAGTTGGATTGCAGCTTTTGCCTGACCGGAAGGATGGGCCTCAAGCGCAACCTCAAGCTCCATGAAATCATCGACCAAGTCTTGACTGCACAAGATCTGCTGAGTGCCGGAGAGCACTTGACCAACCTTGTGTTCATGGGAATGGGGGAACCGCTGGCCAATCTGGACGCACTGAAAGCCGCGGTCAACGGGCTGACGAACGAGCCGTGGGGTCTCGGGTGGTCGCGTCGACGCATTACGGTTTCGACAGCAGGACTGGCATCCCGCTTGGGAGAAGTGGCCGCCCTTGGCGTGAATCTCGCCGTTTCGCTCAATGCAACGACCGAGGAGCAGCGCCGAACGTTAATGCCTGCCGCAAGCGAACTCGCCTCTCTCAACGCCCTCCTCGCCGCCTGCCGACGCTATCCACTCGCCTCCCATCAACGACTGACATTTGAATATGTCCTGCTTGCCGACGTCAATGATCAGCCACCCGACGCCCGGCGACTTGTTCAGCTACTGAAAGGGATTCGCTGTAAGGTCAATCTGATTCCGTTCAACGAATTTCCCGGCAGCCAGTTTCGTCGCCCGTCGCAACAAAGCGTGCTCCTGTTTCAGTCCCTCCTTCGGAATGCCGATCTCGATGTGTTCGTGAGAAAGAGCCGCGGGCAAGACGTGTTAGGCGCGTGTGGTCAACTCGGCAACCTCTCCGTCGATCTCCTTCACGAATCTTGA
- a CDS encoding transglycosylase SLT domain-containing protein, giving the protein MKTSTTYYLIIGCTLAVVCGAAPVFGGVVSRDASTSQGGKPQESTAEPCLSAEECFAAAVFAKERPGLSFTKDQVMALKLERLRKVIKEYPVSQWGKRAVLLSGVLSIDQNPAAAISYLRTAQRDLPVLDDYIRFWIGEALLHLGDPKEAASMFESVLQAVPDSNLADQVTFRAGEAWYQASRCPEAISWLLKAAALNGKSSHVAQAKLRLASCSLRENQLNEGREVLKQLWAKFPYTKEAKEAEVLLAANIGGEPWAASPDEHYARAQAFLGQSLHVEAIEELKKFLAQHPGSPHRRDAKLKLGVAQVRLKLYDQARETFHELAAEKGARADEATVWLVRVYLRQGLGEQLLELCRTVHKRKLSPEQKGQINVFCGVWLEDHARYDEAIVKYRRAAKSGEPASQRAEARWREGWVFYRTARYREAITAWQQIVDQKGSELEPQALYWIARSYGHVEAAKSQQVFAQLCQQFPHTYYCQLVGDQVDMVTPSRAEHGRAGVATVSSTQPMAESVAASAQDNHAKNRADIEQQSAYRRAVELRALGLERDAVRELAVLTDRYGQDPEALAALSIMLNEVGAYHHALRLVRSRFREQLERTGGEVADGLWGVAYPTGLIPTIQGSAVKGVDPFLVAAIIREESQYDQKAVSRVGAIGLMQVMPATASAVAQQHRLPPVSREDLFDQEVNIRIGVRYVEQLLTQFSGNLVQTIAAYNAGPMVVRSWADTYDGRSEDEFVELIHYRETRQYVKRVLRSYKEYLRLDGRQKTVS; this is encoded by the coding sequence GTGAAAACCTCGACCACATATTACCTGATCATCGGTTGCACACTGGCGGTTGTGTGCGGAGCGGCGCCTGTGTTTGGAGGGGTGGTCTCTCGTGATGCTTCTACCTCGCAGGGTGGCAAACCTCAAGAGTCAACGGCTGAGCCCTGCCTTTCTGCAGAAGAGTGTTTCGCGGCAGCGGTCTTCGCCAAAGAGCGACCCGGCCTATCCTTCACGAAGGATCAAGTTATGGCGCTGAAACTGGAACGTCTGCGAAAGGTCATAAAAGAATATCCGGTTTCACAGTGGGGGAAGCGTGCCGTCTTACTCTCCGGCGTCCTCTCGATCGATCAGAACCCTGCGGCAGCGATTTCCTACTTACGGACCGCGCAACGGGACCTTCCCGTACTCGACGACTATATTCGATTTTGGATCGGAGAAGCCTTGCTGCATTTGGGCGATCCCAAGGAGGCGGCCTCCATGTTTGAAAGCGTGCTCCAAGCTGTTCCTGACTCCAATTTGGCCGATCAAGTGACGTTTCGTGCCGGGGAAGCTTGGTATCAAGCTTCCAGATGCCCTGAAGCTATTTCTTGGCTGCTAAAGGCCGCTGCGCTCAATGGTAAGAGCTCGCACGTCGCGCAAGCCAAATTGCGGTTAGCCTCTTGTTCCCTTCGGGAAAATCAACTGAACGAGGGGAGAGAAGTGCTCAAGCAGCTTTGGGCGAAGTTCCCCTATACCAAGGAGGCAAAGGAAGCCGAGGTGCTGCTTGCGGCCAATATAGGAGGTGAGCCTTGGGCAGCGTCGCCGGACGAGCATTATGCCAGGGCGCAGGCGTTCCTTGGGCAGTCGCTTCATGTGGAGGCGATTGAAGAGTTGAAGAAGTTCTTGGCGCAACACCCCGGTTCCCCCCATCGAAGGGATGCCAAGCTGAAGTTGGGCGTTGCCCAAGTTCGCCTCAAACTCTACGACCAAGCGCGCGAGACGTTCCATGAACTCGCGGCTGAGAAAGGGGCGCGGGCCGACGAAGCCACGGTTTGGTTAGTCAGGGTCTATCTCAGGCAAGGGCTCGGAGAACAGCTCTTGGAGCTCTGCCGGACAGTACACAAACGAAAGTTGAGCCCAGAACAAAAAGGTCAAATCAACGTGTTTTGTGGAGTCTGGCTTGAGGATCATGCACGGTACGACGAAGCGATTGTCAAATATCGACGTGCAGCCAAATCGGGAGAGCCGGCTTCACAACGGGCGGAAGCGCGTTGGCGGGAAGGGTGGGTCTTCTACCGAACGGCCCGCTATCGAGAGGCGATCACTGCGTGGCAGCAGATCGTCGATCAGAAGGGGAGCGAGCTGGAGCCACAAGCGCTCTACTGGATTGCCCGTTCCTACGGCCATGTTGAAGCGGCGAAGTCCCAGCAAGTGTTTGCGCAACTCTGTCAGCAGTTCCCCCATACCTACTATTGCCAACTTGTGGGGGATCAAGTGGACATGGTGACCCCGAGTCGGGCCGAACATGGACGCGCCGGTGTTGCGACTGTCTCTTCGACTCAGCCGATGGCAGAGTCAGTCGCGGCCTCAGCCCAGGATAATCATGCAAAAAATCGAGCGGATATCGAGCAGCAGTCGGCCTATCGGCGCGCGGTAGAACTGCGGGCGCTTGGTCTCGAACGGGATGCCGTCAGGGAACTTGCGGTTTTGACGGACCGGTACGGTCAGGATCCTGAGGCGTTGGCGGCGTTATCGATCATGTTGAATGAGGTTGGTGCGTACCATCATGCCTTGCGCCTTGTGCGCTCTCGATTTCGGGAGCAGTTGGAGCGGACGGGTGGAGAGGTCGCGGACGGCCTCTGGGGCGTCGCCTATCCGACCGGGTTAATTCCCACGATTCAAGGGTCGGCGGTTAAGGGTGTGGATCCATTTCTTGTGGCGGCCATTATTCGGGAGGAGAGTCAATATGATCAGAAAGCGGTTTCTCGTGTCGGAGCGATCGGACTCATGCAGGTGATGCCGGCTACTGCCAGTGCCGTGGCTCAACAGCACCGGCTTCCACCTGTCTCCAGGGAAGATCTCTTCGATCAGGAAGTGAACATCCGAATCGGTGTTCGGTATGTGGAGCAACTCCTTACGCAGTTTTCCGGCAATTTGGTCCAGACCATTGCCGCTTATAATGCGGGACCGATGGTCGTCAGAAGTTGGGCGGACACGTACGATGGTCGGAGCGAAGATGAGTTTGTTGAGCTCATCCATTATCGGGAAACCAGGCAATACGTCAAACGGGTACTTCGAAGTTACAAGGAATACCTTCGTCTGGACGGGAGGCAAAAAACCGTTTCTTGA
- the zapB gene encoding cell division protein ZapB, which yields MSLDRLDALETRIRDLVKLVQELKQKNAVLEGEIRTARQQLAAQDDANTRWEKERVDIRSRIEKVLNEIELLECVEDPKEVAID from the coding sequence ATGTCGTTAGATCGACTTGATGCACTGGAGACTCGAATTCGTGACCTGGTAAAGCTGGTTCAGGAACTCAAGCAAAAGAACGCCGTCTTGGAAGGCGAAATCAGAACGGCCCGTCAACAATTGGCGGCACAGGATGATGCTAATACCCGATGGGAAAAGGAGCGGGTCGATATCAGGTCTCGAATCGAGAAAGTCCTGAACGAGATTGAACTGCTCGAATGCGTCGAAGATCCCAAGGAGGTGGCCATTGACTAG
- a CDS encoding cell division protein ZapA, protein MTRIIDVEIYGQRYAIAGDGDDAYIRRLANFVDDQMKNLAEGMKTTTPSKLAVLTAINLAHRLFEAEKKRAQGEADVERRMATLMESIDEQMPTSLFR, encoded by the coding sequence TTGACTAGGATTATCGATGTTGAAATTTATGGTCAACGGTACGCGATCGCGGGAGATGGTGACGATGCCTATATCCGGAGGTTGGCGAATTTTGTGGATGATCAGATGAAAAATTTGGCGGAGGGAATGAAAACGACGACACCGTCGAAGCTGGCGGTTCTGACGGCTATCAACCTTGCCCATAGGCTGTTTGAGGCCGAGAAGAAACGGGCGCAAGGAGAAGCCGATGTCGAACGACGAATGGCGACCTTGATGGAATCTATCGATGAGCAGATGCCGACATCGCTCTTTCGATAG